One genomic window of Pontibacillus halophilus JSM 076056 = DSM 19796 includes the following:
- the thiH gene encoding 2-iminoacetate synthase ThiH, with protein sequence MSFYQVIQELNEQPLQDKFMQVTDGEVKQVLRKDRLSVQDYFVLLSPTAENHLEEMAQLAHKRTVQHFGKTMGLFLPLYLSDYCVNTCTYCSFSIDNVFPRRILTMEEIDREARAIKERGIQHIILLTGESRRHSSVQYLKDAMEVLKKHFSSVGIEIQPLHTNEYEELVESGIDGLTVYQEVYNEEIYQDTHVKGPKRDYKYRLDTPERGCQAGMRTVNIGALLGLDDWRRETFITGLHASYLQSRYLDTEIGVSFPRIRPNAGGYEPSVNVTDRNLVQALLAYRLFMPRSGVTLSTRENPSFRDALVPLGVTKMSASSSTEVGGYTEPNSQQSQFEISDERSVNAIRELLKEKGYDPILKDWQIVE encoded by the coding sequence TTGAGTTTCTATCAAGTTATACAAGAGTTAAATGAACAACCTCTGCAAGACAAGTTCATGCAGGTGACCGATGGTGAAGTGAAACAGGTGCTACGGAAAGACCGTCTTAGCGTTCAAGACTACTTCGTCTTACTCTCTCCTACAGCAGAGAATCATTTAGAGGAGATGGCACAGCTTGCGCATAAGCGTACGGTGCAACATTTCGGAAAGACAATGGGGCTCTTTCTTCCATTGTATCTCTCTGATTACTGCGTGAATACGTGTACGTATTGTAGCTTTAGTATCGACAATGTGTTCCCACGAAGAATATTAACAATGGAGGAAATTGACCGAGAGGCACGTGCCATTAAGGAACGTGGCATCCAGCACATTATTCTCCTGACTGGTGAATCGAGACGTCATTCATCAGTCCAGTATTTGAAGGATGCTATGGAAGTGTTGAAGAAACACTTCTCCTCAGTGGGCATTGAAATCCAGCCGCTTCATACAAATGAGTACGAGGAACTTGTCGAAAGTGGAATCGATGGGTTGACGGTCTACCAAGAAGTATATAATGAAGAAATTTATCAAGATACTCATGTGAAGGGGCCAAAGCGGGATTACAAGTATCGCCTTGATACGCCAGAGCGAGGGTGTCAGGCAGGGATGAGAACCGTTAATATCGGGGCTTTATTGGGGCTTGATGACTGGAGACGGGAGACGTTCATTACAGGATTGCATGCATCGTATTTACAGTCCCGGTACTTAGATACAGAAATCGGTGTGTCATTTCCCCGGATTCGTCCGAATGCTGGTGGGTATGAGCCAAGTGTCAACGTCACAGACCGCAATCTCGTCCAAGCGTTGTTAGCCTATCGGTTATTTATGCCGCGGAGTGGGGTTACGTTGTCTACGCGTGAGAACCCATCCTTCCGTGATGCACTCGTCCCACTTGGTGTGACCAAGATGTCTGCGTCTTCTTCTACAGAAGTAGGAGGCTATACAGAACCGAATTCGCAGCAAAGTCAATTCGAGATCTCCGACGAGCGCTCTGTTAACGCCATTCGAGAATTGCTGAAAGAGAAAGGGTATGATCCAATCTTAAAGGATTGGCAGATTGTTGAATGA
- a CDS encoding thiazole synthase yields MNDSFTIGNQELTSRLFVGTGKFSNHTTMKEAILSSNSDVVTVALRRVDLSGEFQYMVNDIPEHVTYMPNTSGARTADEAVRIARLGRAAGLGDWVKIEVISDQKYLLPDNEETIRATERLVEEGFIVFPYMSPDLMTAKRLEKAGAAAVMPLGAPIGTNRGLEMKSMIQVIINESNVPIVVDAGIGQPSHAAEAMEMGADAVLVNTAIATAQNPVEMAKAFDLAVRAGRIAYLNSHLAPSEEASASSPLTGFLS; encoded by the coding sequence ATGAACGATTCATTTACGATTGGAAATCAGGAATTAACGAGTCGCCTGTTTGTTGGAACAGGGAAGTTCTCAAATCATACAACGATGAAGGAAGCGATTCTTTCTTCCAATTCAGACGTCGTAACCGTAGCTCTTCGTCGTGTTGACTTAAGCGGGGAGTTTCAGTACATGGTCAACGATATCCCTGAACACGTTACGTATATGCCAAATACATCAGGGGCAAGAACGGCAGATGAAGCGGTGAGAATCGCAAGACTTGGACGCGCCGCAGGACTTGGAGATTGGGTGAAGATTGAAGTCATCTCAGATCAGAAATATTTATTGCCAGATAATGAAGAAACAATTCGGGCAACTGAAAGACTCGTTGAAGAGGGGTTTATTGTATTCCCTTATATGAGCCCGGATTTGATGACGGCCAAAAGGCTAGAGAAGGCTGGAGCAGCAGCGGTGATGCCTCTTGGAGCTCCAATTGGTACCAACAGGGGATTAGAAATGAAGAGCATGATTCAGGTCATTATTAATGAGAGCAACGTACCAATTGTTGTAGATGCAGGGATTGGTCAACCATCCCACGCAGCCGAAGCAATGGAGATGGGGGCAGATGCGGTCTTGGTTAATACGGCGATTGCAACTGCACAAAATCCTGTCGAGATGGCGAAAGCCTTTGACTTAGCTGTTAGAGCTGGTCGCATCGCTTACTTAAATAGCCATCTAGCCCCATCAGAAGAGGCATCTGCTTCTTCACCGCTTACTGGATTTCTATCATAG
- a CDS encoding ribonuclease H-like YkuK family protein, translating to MFEPTIFYNQSQSHMTFEDVAQQIRMFIQENPATEYKLSIGTDSHVHRDYTRFITAIHVHRVGKGAWGCLRNYTIPRRVDSLKEKISTETWLSQEIAYQFSSGVLEELSEMLLPHEEDGANLSFEIHLDIGRKGLTKNLIADMTRRIDDMGVTVRIKPDSYAASSYANRYTK from the coding sequence ATGTTTGAACCGACAATCTTCTATAATCAGAGTCAGTCACACATGACGTTTGAGGATGTAGCGCAACAAATTCGTATGTTTATACAAGAGAACCCTGCCACTGAATACAAGCTCTCAATCGGAACCGATTCCCACGTCCACCGCGACTATACCCGCTTTATCACCGCCATCCATGTCCACCGAGTTGGTAAAGGAGCTTGGGGATGCCTACGTAACTACACCATCCCAAGAAGAGTCGACAGCCTTAAAGAGAAGATCTCAACGGAAACTTGGCTAAGCCAAGAGATTGCTTATCAATTTTCTTCCGGTGTATTAGAAGAACTATCCGAAATGTTGCTTCCTCATGAAGAAGATGGGGCGAATCTTTCCTTTGAAATTCACCTTGATATTGGTAGGAAAGGCTTAACGAAGAATTTAATTGCCGATATGACGAGAAGGATTGATGACATGGGCGTCACCGTTCGTATCAAGCCAGACTCCTATGCCGCTTCAAGCTACGCAAACCGGTACACGAAATAA